From one Prochlorococcus marinus str. MIT 0912 genomic stretch:
- a CDS encoding DUF3104 domain-containing protein: MTIDLLFVGGARDPDTPILFQVANVDSGEIKFVHGEEVKQILSKRE, from the coding sequence ATTACGATAGATCTCTTATTTGTTGGAGGTGCAAGAGATCCAGATACTCCTATACTTTTTCAAGTCGCTAACGTTGATTCAGGTGAAATCAAATTTGTTCATGGTGAGGAAGTGAAACAAATTCTGTCTAAGCGT